In a genomic window of Pseudorasbora parva isolate DD20220531a chromosome 24, ASM2467924v1, whole genome shotgun sequence:
- the LOC137063807 gene encoding serine-aspartate repeat-containing protein I-like, with translation MESQSQAQSQSQAHAHAQAQAQAQAQSQAQAQAQAQSQAQSQAQAQAQAQSQSQSHAQAQAQAQSQSQAQSQAQSHAQSQAQAQSQAQAQAQSQAQSQSQAQAQAQAQAQSQAHAQSQAQAQAQAQAQAQAQVQAQAQAQSQSQSHAQAQAQAHAQSQSQSHAQSQAQAQAQAQSQSHAHAHAEAQSQSQAQAQAQSQAHAQSQSQSQSQAQSQSQSQSQSQSHAQSQAQAQAQAQAQSQSQSQSHAQAQAQAQSQSQAQSQAQSHAQSQAQSQAQAQAQSQAQAQSHAQSHAQSQSQSQSHAQSQSQSQSQSQAQAQSHAHAHAEAQSQSQAQAQAQAQSQAHAQSQAQAQAQAQAQAQAQVQAQAQAQSQSQSHAQAQAHAQSQSQSHAQSQAQAQAQAQSQSHAHAHAEAQSQSQAQAQAQSQAHAQSQSQSQSQSQSHAQAQAQAQAQAQAQAQSHAHAHAHAHAHAHALSQSHAQSQSQAQAQSQSQSQSQSQSQAQSQAQSQAHAHAHAQAQAQAQAQAQSQSHAHAHAHAHAQSNAQAQAQAQSHAHAHAQAQAQAQAQSQAQSQAQAHAHANAHVQSQAQAQAQAQAQAHAHAHAHAQAHVQSHAQAQAQAQAQAQAQAHAHAQAQAQAQAQAQSQSQSQAQSQSQSQAQSQAQSQAHAHAQAQAQAQAQAQSQAQSQAQSHAHAHAHVQSQAQAQAKAQAHAHAHAHAHAHAHAQAHVQSHAQAQAQAQAQAQAHAHAHAHAHAHAHAHAQAQAQAHVQSHAHAHAQAQAQAQAQAQAQAQAQAQAHAHAHVQSHAHAQAQAQAQAQAHAHAHAHAHVQSHAQAQAQAHAHAHAHAHAHAHAHDHAQSHAHAHAHAHAQAHAQAQAQAQAQAQAQAQAQAQAHAQAHAQAQSQSQSQSQSQSQSQSHSQSQSHAHAHAHAHAHAHVQSHAHAQAQAQAQAQAQAQAHAHAHAHAHAHVQSHAQAQAQAHAHAHAQSQSQAQAQAQSQSQSQSQSQSHAHVQSQAQAQAQAQSQSQSHAHAHAHAESQAQAQSQSQSQSQSQSQSQSHAHVQAQAQAQAQAQAQAQSQAQAQAQAQAHAHAHAQAHVQSHAQAQAQAHAHAHAQSHAHAHAEAQSQSQSQSQAQAQAQSQSQSQSQSHVQSQAQAQAQAQAHAHAHAHAQAHVQSHAQAQAQAHAHAHAHAHAHAHAHAHAQAQAHSHSQSHAHAHVQSHAQAQAQAQAQAQAQAQAQAHAHAHAHAHVQSHAHAHAQAQAQAQAHAHAHVQSHAQAQAQAQAQAQAQAHAHAQAQAQAQAQAQAQAQSHAQSHAHAHAQAQAQAQAHAHAHAHAHAQAHAQAQAQAHAHAHAHAHAHAQAHAHAHAHAQAHAQAQAQAQAQAHAHAHAHAHAQAQAQAQAQAQAQAQAQAQAHAQAHAQAQAQAHAQTQAQSHAQSHAQSQAQSQAQAQAQAQAQAFPGSIIAAGLAQAPRLWWALEKALCSVGSSSAGSVKSP, from the exons ATGGAGAGTCAGTCTCAGGCTCAGTCTCAGTCTCAGGCTCATGCTCatgctcaggctcaggctcaggctcaggctcagtctcaggctcaggctcaggctcaggctcagtctcaggctcag tctcaggctcaggctcaggctcaggctcagtctcagtctcagtctcatgctcaggctcaggctcaggctcagtcTCAGTCTCAGGCTCAGTCTCAGGCTCAGTCTCATGCTCAgtctcaggctcaggctcagtctcaggctcaggctcaggctcagtctcaggctcag tctcagtctcaggctcaggctcaggctcaggctcaggctcagtcTCAGGCTCATGCTCAgtctcaggctcaggctcaggctcaggctcaggctcaggctcaggctcaggttcaggctcaggctcaggctcag tctcagtctcagtctcatgctcaggctcaggctcaggctcatgctcagtctcagtctcagtCTCATGCTCAgtctcaggctcaggctcaggctcaggctcagtctcagtctcatgctcatgctcatgctgaggctcagtctcagtctcaggctcaggctcaggctcagtcTCAGGCTCATGctcagtctcagtctcagtctcagtctcaggctcagtctcagtctcagtctcagtctcagtctcagtCTCATGCTCAgtctcaggctcaggctcaggctcaggctcaggctcagtctcagtctcagtctcagtctcatgctcaggctcaggctcaggctcagtcTCAGTCTCAGGCTCAGTCTCAGGCTCAGTCTCATGCTCAGTCTCAGGCTCAgtctcaggctcaggctcaggctcagtctcaggctcaggctcagtcTCATGCTCAGTCTCATGctcagtctcagtctcagtctcagtctcatgctcagtctcagtctcagtctcagtctcagtctcaggctcaggctcagtctcatgctcatgctcatgctgaggctcagtctcagtctcaggctcaggctcaggctcaggctcagtcTCAGGCTCATGCTCAgtctcaggctcaggctcaggctcaggctcaggctcaggctcaggctcaggttcaggctcaggctcaggctcag tctcagtctcagtctcatgctcaggctcaggctcatgctcagtctcagtctcagtCTCATGCTCAgtctcaggctcaggctcaggctcaggctcagtctcagtctcatgctcatgctcatgctgaggctcagtctcagtctcaggctcaggctcaggctcagtcTCAGGCTCATGctcagtctcagtctcagtctcagtctcagtctcagtctcatgctcaggctcaggctcaggctcag gctcaggctcaggctcaggctcagtctcatgctcatgctcatgctcatgctcatgctcatgctcaTGCTCTGTCTCAGTCTCATGCTCAGTCTCAgtctcaggctcaggctcagtctcagtctcagtctcagtctcagtctcagtctcagGCTCAGTCTCAGGCTCAGTCTCAGGCTCAtgctcatgctcatgctcaggctcaggctcaggctcaggctcaggctcagtctcagtctcatgctcatgctcatgctcatgctcatgctcaGTCTAatgctcaggctcaggctcaggctcagtctcatgctcatgctcatgctcaggctcaggctcaggctcaggctcag TCTCAGGCTCAgtctcaggctcaggctcatgCTCATGCTAATGCTCATGTTCAgtctcaggctcaggctcaggctcaggctcaggctcaggctcatgctcatgctcatgctcatgctcaGGCTCATGTTCAGTCTCATGcccaggctcaggctcaggctcaggctcaggctcaggctcaggctcatgctcatgctcaggctcaggctcaggctcaggctcaggctcagtctcagtctcagtctcaggctcagtctcagtctcagtctcagGCTCAGTCTCAGGCTCAGTCTCAGGCTCATGCTCatgctcaggctcaggctcaggctcaggctcaggctcag TCTCAGGCTCAGTCTCAGGCTCAGTCTCAtgctcatgctcatgctcatgttcagtctcaggctcaggctcaggctaaGGCTCAGGCTCAtgctcatgctcatgctcatgctcatgctcatgctcatgctcaGGCTCATGTTCAGTCTCATGcccaggctcaggctcaggctcaggctcaggctcaggctcatgctcatgctcatgctcatgctcatgctcatgctcatgctcatgctcaggctcaggctcaggctcatgTTCAGTCTCAtgctcatgctcatgctcaggctcaggctcaggctcaggctcaggctcaggctcaggctcaggctcaggctcaggctcatgCTCATGCTCATGTTCAGTCTCATGCTCatgctcaggctcaggctcaggctcaggctcaggctcatgctcatgctcatgctcatgctcaTGTTCAGTCTCatgctcaggctcaggctcaggctcatgctcatgctcatgctcatgctcatgctcatgctcatgctcaTGATCATGCTCAGTCTCAtgctcatgctcatgctcatgctcatgctcaGGCTCATGCTCAGGcccaggctcaggctcaggctcaggctcaggctcaggctcaggctcaggctcaggctcatgCTCAGGCTCATGCTCAGGctcagtctcagtctcagtctcagtctcagtctcagtctcagtctcagtctcattctcagtctcagtctcatgctcatgctcatgctcatgctcatgctcatgctcaTGTTCAGTCTCATGCTCatgctcaggctcaggctcaggctcaggctcaggctcaggctcaggctcatgctcatgctcatgctcatgctcatgctcaTGTTCAGTCTCATGcccaggctcaggctcaggctcatgctcatgctcatgctcagtctcagtctcaggctcag gctcaggctcagtctcagtctcagtctcagtctcagtctcagtCTCATGCTCATGTTCAgtctcaggctcaggctcaggctcaggctcagtctcagtctcagtctcatgctcatgctcatgctcatgctgagtctcaggctcaggctcagtctcagtctcagtctcagtctcagtctcagtctcagtctcagtCTCATGCTCATgttcaggctcaggctcaggctcaggctcaggctcaggctcaggctcagtctcaggctcaggctcaggctcaggctcaggctcatgctcatgctcatgctcaGGCTCATGTTCAGTCTCATGcccaggctcaggctcaggctcatgctcatgctcatgctcagtctcatgctcatgctcatgctgaggctcagtctcagtctcagtctcagtctcaggctcaggctcaggctcagtctcagtctcagtctcagtctcagtCTCATGTTCAgtctcaggctcaggctcaggctcaggctcaggctcatgctcatgctcatgctcatgctcaGGCTCATGTTCAGTCTCATGcccaggctcaggctcaggctcatgctcatgctcatgctcatgctcatgctcatgctcatgctcatgctcatgctcaggctcaggctcattCTCATTCTCAGTCTCATGCTCATGCTCATGTTCAGTCTCatgctcaggctcaggctcaggctcaggctcaggctcaggctcaggctcaggctcaggctcatgctcatgctcatgctcatgctcaTGTTCAGTCTCAtgctcatgctcatgctcaggctcaggctcaggctcaggctcatgCTCATGCTCATGTTCAGTCTCatgctcaggctcaggctcaggctcaggctcaggctcaggctcaggctcatgctcatgctcaggctcaggctcag gctcaggctcaggctcaggctcaggctcagtcTCATGCTCAGTCTCAtgctcatgctcatgctcaggctcaggctcaggctcaggctcatgctcatgctcatgctcatgctcatgctcaGGCTCatgctcaggctcaggctcaggctcatgctcatgctcatgctcatgctcatgctcatgctcaggctcatgctcatgctcatgctcatgctcaGGCTCatgctcaggctcaggctcaggctcaggctcaggctcatgctcatgctcatgctcatgctcatgctcag gctcaggctcaggctcaggctcaggctcaggctcaggctcaggctcaggctcaggctcatgCTCAGGCTCatgctcaggctcaggctcaggctcatgCTCAGACTCAGGCTCAGTCTCATGCTCAGTCTCATGCTCAGTCTCAGGCTCAgtctcaggctcaggctcaggctcaggctcaggctcaggcaTTCCCTGGCTCTATTATTGCAGCAGGCTTGGCTCAGGCTCCGCGTCTGTGGTGGGCTCTGGAGAAAGCTCTGTGTAGTGTTGGGTCATCCTCTGCTGGTTCAGTGAAATCCCCCTGA